Proteins from a genomic interval of Candidatus Babela massiliensis:
- a CDS encoding holo-ACP synthase yields the protein MISLGIDSTEINRFDNWINYDPVILIKIFDEEEIRYCCQNKVKSNEKFAGFFSAKEACYKAMSPILKEQVSLLKFFKYVSIKKSAHGAPLISVNLKKLSLIESIKINKIFLSITHTKNIATAVVILI from the coding sequence ATGATAAGTTTAGGTATAGATAGTACAGAAATTAATAGATTCGATAACTGGATAAATTATGATCCAGTTATCTTAATTAAAATTTTTGATGAAGAAGAAATTAGATATTGTTGTCAAAATAAAGTTAAATCTAATGAGAAATTTGCAGGATTTTTTTCAGCAAAAGAAGCTTGCTATAAAGCGATGAGTCCGATACTAAAAGAACAAGTAAGTTTATTAAAATTTTTTAAATATGTTTCTATAAAAAAGAGTGCACATGGAGCTCCTTTAATTTCGGTTAATTTGAAGAAATTAAGTCTAATTGAAAGCATTAAAATTAATAAAATATTCTTATCTATTACCCACACTAAAAATATAGCAACAGCGGTAGTTATATTAATTTAA
- a CDS encoding non-canonical purine NTP pyrophosphatase: MNDSINNSQRHLIFVTTNSQKFKDIKLDIENLDNSINLEQAPLDLLEPQSLNLEEVAIFKAKEAWKLVQKPLIIDDGGIFIEQYNKFPGTLSKYVFQGIGLEGIWKLAQDDPRAYFTSCIVYIDASDNFKVFSAITRGTLVKPKSELQNKEMPYREIFIPEGSDKIYSEITDLKERHKYSHRHKALKELVKWLNCD; this comes from the coding sequence ATGAATGATTCGATAAATAATTCCCAAAGACATCTGATATTTGTTACAACAAACTCTCAAAAATTTAAGGATATTAAGTTAGATATAGAAAATTTAGATAATTCTATAAATTTAGAGCAAGCGCCTTTAGATTTACTAGAGCCTCAAAGTCTTAATTTAGAAGAAGTTGCTATATTTAAAGCAAAAGAGGCATGGAAATTAGTTCAAAAACCATTAATAATTGATGATGGTGGTATATTTATAGAGCAATATAATAAATTTCCTGGTACTTTATCTAAGTATGTTTTTCAAGGAATAGGTCTTGAGGGTATATGGAAATTAGCTCAAGATGACCCTAGAGCTTACTTTACATCCTGTATAGTTTACATAGATGCTTCTGATAATTTCAAAGTATTTAGTGCCATTACTAGAGGTACTTTGGTAAAACCTAAATCTGAGCTTCAAAATAAAGAAATGCCTTATAGGGAGATATTTATACCAGAAGGATCAGATAAAATTTATTCTGAAATTACTGATCTTAAAGAAAGGCATAAATATAGTCACCGCCATAAGGCACTTAAAGAACTTGTTAAATGGCTTAATTGTGATTAA
- a CDS encoding ankyrin repeat domain-containing protein, whose translation MKRFIILLLILFNLKLISMESIQKTHIFKAVVDNQTEIVEKLLESGANINETDEKGRTLLMLAALYNQKDTFNLLVNKNSSIDLQDNEGKNALHHAVKPYYNTTKTIEELHTEKIKNQEIIKKLIDLGLPINTKDNAGQTPLILACKHENKEAINILINNNEIEIDLQDNNGKTAIMYATIFQNFDIIKMLLNYNANINLLDKENDTPLMYAVMLKNLSILELLLKEKANPNIKNNKGQFPLTYAAKEHHNDIDVYTKIIKVLLDYDSDPKVQDKFKNTALTYVTRRKNQELINIIKQAIEKFNHN comes from the coding sequence GTGAAAAGATTTATAATATTACTATTAATTTTATTTAATTTAAAATTAATATCTATGGAATCCATTCAAAAAACCCATATATTTAAAGCCGTGGTAGATAACCAAACAGAAATAGTAGAAAAATTATTAGAAAGTGGAGCAAATATAAATGAAACTGATGAAAAAGGCAGAACTCTATTAATGCTTGCCGCTCTTTATAATCAAAAAGATACGTTTAACTTATTAGTTAACAAAAATTCATCTATTGATTTACAAGATAATGAAGGCAAAAATGCTCTACATCATGCAGTAAAGCCATATTACAATACAACTAAGACTATAGAAGAACTACACACTGAAAAAATTAAAAATCAGGAAATAATCAAAAAACTCATTGATCTTGGTTTACCTATAAATACCAAAGATAATGCAGGTCAAACACCACTAATCTTAGCTTGTAAGCATGAAAATAAAGAGGCTATCAATATTTTAATCAATAACAATGAAATAGAAATCGATTTACAAGATAATAATGGTAAAACAGCTATCATGTATGCTACTATATTTCAAAACTTTGATATTATCAAAATGCTTTTAAATTATAATGCCAATATAAATCTACTAGATAAAGAAAATGATACTCCATTAATGTATGCTGTTATGCTTAAAAACTTAAGTATTCTTGAATTACTACTTAAAGAAAAAGCAAATCCTAATATAAAGAATAACAAAGGTCAATTCCCACTTACTTATGCAGCTAAAGAACATCATAACGATATAGATGTATATACAAAAATAATTAAAGTTCTACTTGATTATGATTCAGACCCTAAAGTTCAGGATAAATTTAAAAATACAGCACTAACTTACGTAACAAGACGCAAAAATCAAGAGTTAATCAATATTATAAAACAAGCAATAGAAAAATTTAATCACAATTAA
- a CDS encoding bis(5'-nucleosyl)-tetraphosphatase → MKKEFSAGVIVYKLNEKNERMYLLLLYPRGYWDFAKGKLENQESNIEAAIRELKEETNLEANIDINFEYNLEYFFKDYKGQMVHKHVIFFTGQAISQDVVLSQEHLNFQWANFQDSLKQLTFENAKSALTKAEEFLKTS, encoded by the coding sequence ATGAAAAAAGAATTTTCCGCTGGAGTTATTGTTTATAAATTAAACGAAAAAAATGAGAGGATGTATTTACTTTTACTTTATCCAAGAGGGTATTGGGACTTTGCAAAAGGCAAATTAGAAAATCAAGAAAGTAATATAGAAGCTGCTATTAGAGAGCTAAAAGAAGAAACCAATCTGGAAGCAAATATCGATATAAATTTTGAATATAATCTTGAGTATTTCTTTAAGGACTATAAAGGTCAAATGGTTCATAAGCATGTAATATTTTTTACAGGACAAGCAATAAGCCAAGATGTGGTTCTCTCTCAAGAACATTTGAATTTCCAATGGGCAAATTTTCAAGATTCACTTAAGCAATTAACTTTTGAAAATGCAAAAAGCGCTTTAACTAAGGCTGAAGAATTTTTAAAAACAAGTTAA
- the murJ gene encoding murein biosynthesis integral membrane protein MurJ — translation MSNKLSKKNIIKKTFEFGLSSIISKVLAITRDILQIRYLGLGPLSDAFLVAYKIPNVLRKVFAEGALSAAFIPTLVKLLRQNKEDEANKLISGLLIFIGGILVLICTIIIIFPKAIIFVYANGFFKKGFELSVTVKLIRILISFILFISMGSILSGALQAKHQFGPTAWAPVILNIVYISALIASTYLHLSVYNFAFLILFGAILQSLFFLYYYKKFGFQFIWPDKSIKKHFQEVIFKFLPCIISMSTLELNAAIDERFGSTLSAGTYTLMDIAFKFMGIALSIFASGFASILLPYFSHVTNYAQKRLSFYIFQANKLIAWITLPATLIIIFLANKIIYTTFYKYSGSHFTLSNVNQTANLLIAYSSGLFFYSLNKILLSLYYSMQQMLIPTLVTVIGCILNIIFNFLLINKMGAVGLALATSLSAGLQSIIFLTILYFRFNFKIYLKAYTLFIMKLILQVSLISSLFYFIYNSIYYLINYHLIFLKSFLLEEIGFWLWVSPLIILIFLLLYKTRKLFGIKIYFLS, via the coding sequence ATGTCTAATAAGCTATCGAAAAAAAATATAATTAAAAAAACCTTCGAGTTTGGTTTATCTTCAATAATAAGTAAAGTATTAGCAATTACCAGAGATATTTTACAAATTAGATATTTAGGATTAGGTCCTCTTTCAGATGCTTTTTTAGTCGCCTATAAAATACCTAATGTACTGCGTAAAGTTTTTGCTGAAGGAGCTTTAAGTGCTGCTTTTATACCTACTCTAGTAAAACTATTAAGGCAAAATAAAGAGGATGAGGCAAACAAGTTAATTTCTGGTTTATTAATATTTATAGGCGGAATTTTAGTATTAATATGCACTATAATTATCATATTTCCAAAAGCTATAATATTCGTATATGCAAATGGTTTTTTCAAAAAAGGGTTTGAATTATCCGTTACCGTTAAATTGATTAGAATTTTAATTTCATTTATACTATTCATCTCAATGGGATCAATACTATCAGGAGCGCTACAAGCAAAACATCAATTCGGACCTACTGCTTGGGCCCCCGTGATATTAAATATAGTTTATATCTCTGCGTTAATCGCTTCCACTTATTTACATTTATCTGTATATAATTTTGCATTCTTAATATTATTTGGCGCAATATTACAGTCGTTATTTTTTTTATACTATTATAAAAAATTTGGCTTTCAATTCATCTGGCCTGACAAAAGCATAAAAAAGCATTTTCAAGAAGTCATATTCAAATTTTTACCTTGTATTATCAGCATGAGTACATTAGAACTTAATGCGGCAATAGATGAAAGATTTGGATCAACTTTATCAGCAGGAACTTACACTCTTATGGATATTGCTTTTAAGTTCATGGGTATAGCACTAAGCATATTTGCTTCTGGATTTGCTTCAATTTTACTTCCGTATTTCTCTCATGTGACAAATTATGCTCAAAAAAGATTAAGTTTTTATATATTTCAAGCAAATAAACTTATTGCTTGGATAACTTTACCAGCAACCTTAATAATAATATTTCTTGCAAACAAAATTATATATACAACTTTTTACAAATATTCAGGATCACATTTTACCTTATCTAACGTTAATCAAACAGCAAATTTGCTTATTGCTTATTCTTCAGGATTATTTTTCTATTCTTTAAACAAAATTTTGCTTAGTTTATATTACTCTATGCAGCAAATGCTTATACCTACTCTTGTTACTGTTATAGGTTGTATACTTAATATAATTTTTAATTTTTTATTAATCAATAAGATGGGGGCTGTTGGCCTTGCATTAGCTACATCCCTATCAGCAGGACTACAAAGCATCATTTTTTTAACTATACTTTATTTTAGATTTAATTTTAAAATATATCTCAAGGCTTATACTTTATTTATCATGAAACTTATTTTACAAGTATCTTTAATTAGCTCTTTATTTTACTTTATCTATAATAGTATATACTACTTAATAAACTATCATTTGATATTTTTAAAAAGTTTTTTGTTAGAAGAAATAGGATTTTGGCTGTGGGTAAGCCCTTTGATTATTTTAATATTTCTATTATTATATAAAACACGTAAGTTATTTGGTATAAAAATTTATTTTTTGAGCTAA
- a CDS encoding glycosyltransferase → MIIKIRILITSSLLNIFLNILTQAQFTHSNFDVTVVSYINFKDGLNRLAIGFIENFKNKLNINFIPTYSNINVKDIPSTIKSIINNQNETPGNVALLFDPLFKNNIKFIPNSYIKIAYSMIESTQLPEEWVDILNKEFDAVLVPAPFLEKVYKKSGVNIPIFLLPCGIYIDDFLSIPIKDKKNTPFVFGCSATFLPRKNQEILLNAFLNKFGNNKNIKLKLHGRYGDIKLINKLKKIIREKKAKNVELILGPLEQKHYVNFLNSLDCYVLVSKGEGFSITPRESISLGIPTIISNNTAHKELTQTTFFIPLKSKIKEPADYRWLFGKYCGYNFNIMQKDLEQVLEEVYNNYEHYLKKSQLGREWVKQYRYNNLEQKYINIIKPKKIIFGNNNIITDDYVMTSSKKLFEKYKNIITHVKK, encoded by the coding sequence ATGATAATTAAAATAAGAATTTTAATAACAAGTAGCCTCTTAAATATATTTTTAAATATATTAACTCAAGCTCAATTCACACATTCAAACTTTGATGTGACAGTAGTGAGCTATATTAATTTTAAAGATGGTCTCAATAGATTAGCAATAGGTTTTATAGAAAATTTTAAGAATAAATTAAATATAAATTTTATACCGACTTATAGCAATATAAATGTTAAAGATATTCCCTCAACTATAAAAAGTATTATCAATAATCAAAATGAAACCCCTGGTAATGTAGCGTTATTATTTGATCCATTGTTTAAGAATAATATAAAATTTATACCTAATTCTTATATTAAAATAGCTTATTCTATGATAGAATCAACACAATTACCAGAAGAATGGGTAGATATTTTAAATAAAGAATTTGACGCTGTATTAGTACCTGCTCCATTTCTTGAAAAAGTATATAAAAAATCAGGAGTAAATATACCTATATTTCTATTACCATGTGGAATCTATATAGATGATTTTTTAAGCATTCCAATTAAAGATAAGAAAAATACTCCATTTGTCTTTGGATGTTCTGCAACCTTTCTCCCAAGAAAAAATCAGGAAATATTATTAAATGCATTTTTAAATAAATTTGGAAATAACAAAAATATAAAATTAAAATTACATGGCAGATATGGCGATATAAAACTAATAAACAAATTAAAAAAAATAATAAGAGAAAAAAAAGCAAAAAACGTAGAGCTAATATTAGGTCCTTTAGAACAAAAACATTATGTTAATTTTTTAAATTCCTTAGATTGTTATGTATTAGTATCAAAAGGAGAAGGTTTTTCTATAACTCCTCGAGAATCAATATCATTAGGAATCCCTACTATAATAAGTAACAATACAGCACATAAAGAGCTTACACAAACAACCTTTTTTATACCTTTAAAATCAAAAATTAAAGAACCCGCTGATTATAGATGGCTTTTTGGTAAATATTGTGGATATAATTTTAATATAATGCAAAAGGATTTAGAACAAGTTTTAGAAGAAGTTTATAATAATTATGAACATTATCTAAAAAAATCCCAATTAGGAAGAGAATGGGTTAAGCAATATAGGTATAATAATTTAGAACAAAAATATATAAACATAATAAAACCTAAAAAAATAATTTTTGGTAATAATAATATTATAACAGATGATTATGTAATGACTAGTTCTAAAAAATTATTTGAAAAATATAAAAATATAATAACGCATGTCAAAAAATAG
- the gmd gene encoding GDP-mannose 4,6-dehydratase: MKHLKLFLLTIFALYSVNSYSYVKKALITGITGQDGSYLAEFLLDKGYEVHGLVRRTSNYNMQKVDDIQKLVKKNNWLPVIIHQGDVSDISCLEQLINDVQPDEIYNLAAQSHVQTSFFAPTQTLYTNAVAVFGILNAVVNAGLQNKTKFYQASTSELFGNVVEIPQSENTKFYPRSPYGIAKLCAHWATINYREAYNVFACNGILFNHESPRRGVDFVTRKITKAVARIKNGSTEPLYLGNLDAKRDWGYAKDYVEAMWLILQQDKPQDYVIATGEAHTVREFVEFAFKEIGIDIVWEGQNEDEIGINKANNQILIKVDPKFFRPTEVHYLLGDSKKARSLLQWRPKTSFRELVKLMVENDCKNYNENYN, translated from the coding sequence ATGAAGCACTTAAAATTGTTTTTATTAACGATTTTTGCATTATATTCTGTCAATAGTTACTCTTATGTTAAAAAGGCTTTAATTACAGGTATTACAGGTCAAGATGGCTCTTATTTAGCCGAGTTCTTACTTGACAAGGGATACGAGGTTCATGGTCTTGTAAGGCGTACTTCAAATTATAATATGCAGAAAGTAGATGATATACAAAAATTGGTTAAAAAAAATAATTGGTTGCCAGTAATCATTCATCAAGGAGATGTAAGTGATATTAGCTGCTTAGAGCAATTGATAAATGATGTTCAACCAGACGAAATTTATAATTTAGCTGCTCAAAGTCATGTGCAAACCTCTTTCTTTGCTCCTACTCAAACACTTTATACTAATGCTGTAGCCGTTTTTGGGATACTTAATGCTGTTGTTAATGCAGGATTGCAAAATAAAACTAAATTTTATCAGGCCTCTACAAGTGAACTTTTTGGCAATGTAGTTGAAATTCCTCAAAGCGAAAATACAAAATTTTATCCAAGATCACCTTATGGTATTGCTAAACTTTGTGCTCATTGGGCTACTATTAATTATAGAGAAGCTTATAATGTTTTTGCTTGCAATGGTATTTTATTTAATCATGAGTCTCCTAGAAGAGGAGTTGATTTTGTAACTAGAAAGATCACTAAAGCTGTAGCAAGAATAAAAAATGGATCAACTGAGCCTCTTTACTTAGGTAATTTAGATGCTAAAAGAGATTGGGGTTATGCAAAAGACTATGTGGAGGCTATGTGGTTAATATTGCAACAAGATAAACCTCAGGATTATGTTATTGCTACGGGTGAGGCTCATACTGTTAGAGAATTTGTAGAATTTGCTTTTAAAGAAATCGGTATTGATATTGTTTGGGAAGGTCAAAATGAGGACGAAATAGGCATTAATAAAGCGAATAATCAAATTCTTATTAAAGTAGACCCAAAGTTTTTTAGACCTACCGAAGTTCACTATTTGCTTGGAGATAGCAAAAAGGCACGTTCATTGCTTCAATGGAGACCAAAAACATCATTTAGAGAATTGGTAAAGTTAATGGTTGAAAATGATTGTAAAAATTATAATGAGAATTATAATTAA
- a CDS encoding glycosyltransferase produces the protein MSIKFLIKFLSIFFFTFLSNTVSISSKNKFDVTVLGVINFNSGWGQIPIRFIDKYNPKLKINFIPFCKSNFDYVNDKTKNIINGKDKIFGNTTILFFQPLKAISKKLPKSTIKICYTMTESYKINPDWVYTLNKYFDAVVVPAPFLVKAHQQAGVKIPIFVLPILMDLDNYLLSPIKTQKNTPFTFGISAGFGNNHNKNQKMLIKGFIRKFKDNQNVRLKIRGAGGDKEEIEAIKNLIARKNATNISLEVKPLSPQENFDFMKSLDCYVLVSKGEGFSLTPREALALGIPCILSNNTAHEVICQTDYIKSVKDLTIDNVALAVEEVYNNYEQYLLKAQQAREWVKQYTYQNLEQKYINLIKPYKIILGTENLITDKYLMTNSKHLYNKYITIKN, from the coding sequence ATGAGTATAAAATTCCTAATTAAATTTTTATCAATATTTTTTTTTACATTTTTATCAAATACAGTCTCAATAAGCAGTAAAAATAAATTTGATGTAACAGTATTGGGTGTAATAAATTTTAATTCTGGTTGGGGACAAATACCAATTAGATTTATTGACAAATATAATCCTAAACTGAAAATAAATTTTATACCTTTTTGCAAATCTAACTTTGACTACGTTAATGATAAAACAAAAAACATTATTAACGGAAAGGATAAGATCTTTGGAAATACAACAATATTATTTTTTCAGCCCCTTAAAGCAATTAGCAAAAAACTTCCTAAATCGACAATTAAAATTTGTTATACAATGACCGAATCCTATAAAATCAATCCAGATTGGGTTTATACTTTAAATAAATATTTTGATGCAGTAGTAGTACCCGCACCATTTTTAGTAAAGGCTCATCAACAAGCAGGAGTAAAAATTCCTATATTTGTACTACCAATTCTAATGGATTTAGACAATTATCTTTTAAGTCCTATAAAGACTCAAAAAAATACTCCTTTTACTTTTGGCATATCAGCAGGATTTGGTAATAATCATAATAAAAACCAAAAAATGCTAATCAAAGGATTTATACGTAAGTTCAAAGATAATCAAAATGTGAGACTTAAAATAAGAGGCGCTGGAGGCGATAAAGAGGAAATTGAAGCTATAAAAAACTTAATTGCTCGAAAAAATGCAACTAACATAAGTTTAGAAGTTAAGCCATTGAGTCCGCAAGAAAATTTTGATTTTATGAAATCTCTTGATTGCTATGTGTTAGTATCAAAAGGAGAAGGGTTCTCATTAACTCCAAGGGAAGCTCTAGCATTAGGCATACCTTGTATCCTAAGTAATAATACTGCTCATGAAGTTATTTGCCAAACGGATTATATTAAAAGTGTTAAAGACTTAACTATAGATAACGTAGCCCTAGCTGTAGAAGAAGTATATAATAATTACGAACAGTATTTACTAAAAGCACAACAAGCAAGAGAATGGGTTAAACAGTATACTTATCAAAACCTAGAACAAAAATATATAAACTTAATAAAACCGTATAAAATAATTTTAGGCACAGAAAATTTAATTACAGATAAGTACCTAATGACTAATTCAAAACATCTATATAACAAATATATAACAATTAAAAATTAA
- a CDS encoding FkbM family methyltransferase has product MLLRCVLIIILGFLTLTTSLFSEVVTYTENNILELVKKYIPNAPVILEAGAHKGEDTVVMSKTWPQGMIHAFEPLPKSYQILKNTTQDFANVKCHPYALSDKIGKANFYVCVTGEGASSLLAPKPILDPYMIFDLMPVVVDCTILDEWAKQNKVDHIDFMWLDMEGAELIALKSSREILSTVKAIYTEVNFQEFREGNCYYQDIKLFLEQEGFKEVWGHYWGSGNFEKWQGNVLFVRN; this is encoded by the coding sequence ATGCTTTTAAGGTGTGTTTTGATAATAATACTAGGATTTCTAACGTTAACTACATCTTTATTTTCTGAAGTAGTAACTTATACAGAGAATAATATATTAGAATTAGTAAAAAAATATATACCTAATGCACCAGTTATACTAGAAGCCGGAGCTCATAAAGGTGAAGATACGGTAGTGATGAGTAAAACTTGGCCTCAAGGAATGATTCATGCCTTTGAGCCCTTGCCTAAGAGTTATCAAATCTTGAAGAATACAACTCAAGATTTTGCTAATGTTAAATGCCATCCTTACGCTCTGAGTGATAAAATAGGAAAGGCTAATTTTTATGTTTGCGTAACCGGAGAAGGAGCTAGTTCTCTTTTGGCTCCAAAGCCTATACTTGATCCCTATATGATTTTTGATTTAATGCCCGTTGTGGTTGATTGTACTATTTTAGATGAATGGGCTAAGCAAAATAAAGTGGACCATATAGACTTCATGTGGTTAGATATGGAGGGAGCTGAGTTAATTGCTCTTAAATCCTCACGTGAAATATTATCTACTGTGAAGGCCATTTATACCGAAGTTAATTTTCAAGAATTTAGAGAAGGAAATTGTTATTATCAGGACATAAAACTGTTTTTAGAGCAGGAAGGCTTTAAGGAAGTTTGGGGTCATTATTGGGGATCAGGAAATTTTGAAAAATGGCAGGGTAATGTATTGTTTGTACGTAATTAG
- a CDS encoding WD40 repeat domain-containing protein: MKIFNLVILARIILCFNLLLIHYSSICISFQQTPLEQHTQRISSLVISSDNKFIVTGSWDGTAIIWNVNTKDFIKLIGHKEFITDVSISYDNSLIATTSADGTAIIWNAYTGEKLHILRGHYDFVTCAAFSKDGNTLVTGSYDKVAIVWDTATGQIKNKLENHLDAVQKIVISNKHNSIISIADKVAYIWNMQTGLLKYKLESHEKEISDIAISSDERFIVTGSYDKTAKVWDIVPGKLKNTLTGHVYGISTLSISPNDKFIITGSANNIYVWDFKTGEIKYDLRDEGISLVYVLAASSDNNFVITGSFDTALRLWDLNNGRLIDRIYSHKQFITGVAISPDNSFFASCSKDSKLIIYKTL, translated from the coding sequence ATGAAGATATTTAATTTGGTAATTTTGGCGAGAATAATTCTTTGCTTTAACTTGTTATTAATCCATTATAGTAGTATTTGTATTTCTTTTCAACAAACTCCATTAGAGCAGCATACTCAGCGTATTAGTTCGTTAGTTATAAGTTCTGATAATAAGTTTATTGTTACTGGTTCATGGGATGGAACTGCTATAATATGGAATGTAAATACTAAAGACTTTATAAAATTAATAGGCCATAAAGAATTTATTACTGACGTATCTATTAGCTATGATAATAGTTTAATAGCTACTACTTCTGCTGATGGAACTGCTATTATTTGGAATGCTTATACTGGAGAGAAATTACACATTCTTAGAGGTCATTACGATTTTGTTACTTGTGCTGCTTTTAGCAAAGATGGTAATACTCTTGTGACGGGTTCTTATGATAAGGTTGCTATTGTTTGGGATACTGCAACAGGTCAAATAAAAAATAAACTGGAAAATCACTTAGATGCTGTACAAAAGATAGTGATTAGTAATAAACATAATTCTATTATAAGCATAGCAGATAAAGTTGCTTATATATGGAATATGCAAACAGGGCTTCTTAAGTATAAGCTTGAGAGTCATGAAAAAGAAATTAGTGACATAGCTATTAGTTCTGATGAACGATTTATTGTAACAGGTTCCTATGATAAAACTGCTAAAGTATGGGACATAGTTCCAGGTAAGTTAAAAAATACTTTAACCGGACATGTTTATGGTATAAGCACGTTGTCTATAAGTCCGAATGATAAATTTATTATTACAGGATCTGCTAATAATATTTATGTATGGGACTTTAAAACGGGAGAAATTAAGTATGATTTAAGAGATGAGGGTATAAGTTTAGTATATGTATTAGCAGCCAGTTCTGATAATAATTTTGTTATTACAGGTTCTTTTGATACTGCTCTTCGGTTATGGGATCTAAATAATGGGAGACTAATTGACCGAATATATAGTCATAAGCAATTTATTACTGGAGTTGCTATAAGCCCTGATAATAGCTTTTTTGCTAGTTGCTCAAAGGATTCAAAATTAATTATATATAAAACTTTATAG
- a CDS encoding DUF273 domain-containing protein produces MKMILNQVIWTIILIFFSIQYSISKNLKIALIGVHDERYEHIGKYAHINKRAYAEKHGYDYFLYNYRLDTGRAAYWDKVVALQRHLSDYDWLFWLDSDALIMNDSIKLESIIDEDYDFITTRDCLRSMNSGQFLIKNTQWSRNFLKLWYSPKYEHTQVAPGFDNGALIQIYQEHPKVKEHIKIVPQRLLSSYLQCPGWFNIDGEYQPGDFVIHFAAVNHDLKEKYMKEYFEKSME; encoded by the coding sequence ATGAAAATGATATTAAATCAAGTAATTTGGACAATAATCTTAATATTTTTTAGTATCCAGTATAGTATATCTAAGAATTTGAAAATAGCTCTAATTGGTGTTCATGATGAGAGGTATGAGCATATTGGTAAATATGCTCATATTAACAAGCGAGCATATGCTGAGAAGCACGGATATGATTATTTTTTATATAATTATAGGCTAGATACAGGTAGAGCTGCTTACTGGGATAAAGTGGTAGCCTTGCAAAGACATTTAAGTGATTACGATTGGTTATTTTGGTTAGATTCAGACGCTTTAATTATGAACGATTCAATTAAACTTGAAAGTATAATTGATGAAGATTATGATTTCATTACAACTAGAGATTGTTTGCGAAGTATGAACTCAGGCCAATTTTTAATAAAAAATACTCAATGGTCAAGAAATTTTTTAAAATTGTGGTATAGTCCTAAATATGAGCATACTCAGGTGGCTCCTGGTTTTGATAATGGTGCTCTTATACAAATATACCAAGAACATCCTAAAGTTAAGGAGCATATTAAAATTGTTCCTCAACGTTTATTAAGCTCTTATTTACAATGTCCAGGCTGGTTTAATATTGATGGTGAATATCAACCAGGAGATTTTGTTATACATTTTGCTGCAGTAAATCATGACTTAAAAGAAAAATATATGAAAGAATACTTTGAAAAAAGCATGGAATAA